The segment ATGATGAATCGCAAAAAACCCTCCTGGATGCTGCTGATGGTCCTGAGCATGGCCGTGCTGCTCCCCGGGCTCGCGTTTATGCAGTTCCGTTGGATCGGTCAGCTCTCGGATAGCGAACTGGAGCGCATGCGCGCCAACCTGAATACGAGCGCCGAGTATTTTCACGACGCGTTCGACCGGGAGATCTCCCCCCTTCGCTGGTTGTTTCGCGTGAGCCTGACGGGGTCGACCGAAGAAGTGGCCAACCAGCTCGCCCTCAACTACCGGCACTGGGAGCGGATGACCGAACACCCCCGGCTGATCGAACGAATCTACTGGATCGATTATCCGAGCCGGCACGCCGTGCGCCTCCAGGAGCTGGACCGCGCGACGGGTGTGTTGCGCGAGATCCCCTGGCCGGACTCGCTGCTCTCCTGGCGGGATTACATCGTGCTCCGCAACCAGCTCCAACGCGAGGCCCTGGAATCCGCGCCGGCGCGCGACTTCGACGTTGAAAACGACGCGTTGCGCGACTTCCGGGCGCGGAACGCCGCGCTGCTCGCCCGAACGCCGGCCATCCCGATCCCTGTCTCGATCGACCCCGAAATTGGCGCCGAGGACCTACTGAACAACCTGGACGCCACGATCGCGGGCCGGGCCGGCCACACGCTGCTGCTCCTGAACCGGACGTATATTGTCGACACCCTGCTTACCGGCCTCGCGACCGAATTTGCCGGCGCCGGGGACGATGCCGGCTACCACGTCATGGTCGTCAGCCAGGACGACGAGGAACTGGTGATCTTTCAATCCGACTCAACGCTGACGCTGCGCGACTTCGAGAAGCCGGACGCCGTTCACTTCCTGGGCGGGGGCTTTTTCTGGCAACGCCAGCCCCTCACCCCCAGCTCGATGATCGTGCGGGGCTACACGGCGCTCGCCAACCGAGACCCTTCGTTCGCCCGGTTGTTGATCGACCGGGCCCAGCATGATTGGTTGCCGGCGCTACCGGACAGCCTGCCGTTCGAGACCATCGCCCACGAGCCGCCATTCCCGCTCCAGGCCGTGCTGCGCATGGCCCGTGAAAACGACGTGGAAGGCCAGCTGACCACCGAATACCTCTTGGGCGCGTTGACGCGATTGCAAGACGAAGCGATGGACCAGAACGGTCCCAAGCCTCCGCCGGCCGACAGCGCCGCCGCACAGCTGGAGGACGATGGCCGGCACGCCTGGAAAATGATG is part of the Rhodothermales bacterium genome and harbors:
- a CDS encoding HAMP domain-containing sensor histidine kinase, whose translation is MMNRKKPSWMLLMVLSMAVLLPGLAFMQFRWIGQLSDSELERMRANLNTSAEYFHDAFDREISPLRWLFRVSLTGSTEEVANQLALNYRHWERMTEHPRLIERIYWIDYPSRHAVRLQELDRATGVLREIPWPDSLLSWRDYIVLRNQLQREALESAPARDFDVENDALRDFRARNAALLARTPAIPIPVSIDPEIGAEDLLNNLDATIAGRAGHTLLLLNRTYIVDTLLTGLATEFAGAGDDAGYHVMVVSQDDEELVIFQSDSTLTLRDFEKPDAVHFLGGGFFWQRQPLTPSSMIVRGYTALANRDPSFARLLIDRAQHDWLPALPDSLPFETIAHEPPFPLQAVLRMARENDVEGQLTTEYLLGALTRLQDEAMDQNGPKPPPADSAAAQLEDDGRHAWKMMLKHRTGSLEASVRANRSRNLFMSFGILLLLGSAVALLYNSSRRARFLAEQQMEFVAGISHELRTPLAVIHSAAENLADGVVQSAEHSKRYGDLIRREGRRLTEMVEQVLELAGVQSGQKRYLFRPASIAGTIDQALSSCEGALREADFMVSKTIAPDLPEMTIDDRSLQTALRNLITNAIKYSDGRTWLGIEAVLTRNGKGPEVQVTVRDKGSGIPANELPFIFDRFYRGHAVREAQIHGNGLGLSLVKSTAEAHGGRVTVVSEPGKGSAFTLHLPLRTTVETEPAATA